One genomic segment of Candidatus Eisenbacteria bacterium includes these proteins:
- the folE gene encoding GTP cyclohydrolase I FolE, translating to MSPADKNKSPADIEPEVFERMVHEMLSYLGEDPERTGLQDTPKRVRKALEYFTRGYHQNINDVLNNAIFEEECDEMVIVRNIDFFSLCEHHMLPFYGKAHVAYIPNGKIVGLSKIPRLVEVFSRRLQIQERMTQQIARTLNDLIHPKGVGVVVNGFHLCVAMRGVEKLNAMATTSAMLGTFRENRATRAEFMGLIETKAR from the coding sequence ATGAGCCCAGCAGATAAAAATAAATCCCCGGCGGATATCGAGCCGGAGGTCTTTGAGAGAATGGTTCACGAAATGCTGTCCTATTTGGGTGAAGACCCCGAACGGACGGGGCTTCAAGATACTCCCAAGCGGGTTCGCAAGGCGCTCGAATATTTTACACGGGGATATCACCAAAATATTAACGATGTCCTCAACAACGCGATTTTTGAAGAAGAATGCGATGAGATGGTTATCGTGCGGAATATCGATTTCTTCTCGCTCTGCGAGCATCACATGCTGCCGTTTTATGGCAAGGCGCATGTGGCCTACATTCCCAACGGAAAGATTGTGGGTTTGTCCAAAATTCCGCGGCTGGTCGAGGTCTTTTCCAGGCGCCTGCAGATTCAGGAGCGTATGACGCAGCAGATCGCGCGAACATTGAATGATTTGATCCATCCCAAGGGCGTCGGTGTCGTGGTGAATGGGTTTCATCTATGTGTCGCCATGCGGGGCGTGGAGAAATTGAACGCGATGGCGACAACGAGCGCGATGCTGGGGACGTTCCGTGAAAATCGCGCGACACGGGCGGAATTCATGGGCCTCATCGAAACAAAGGCGCGATGA
- a CDS encoding aminotransferase class V-fold PLP-dependent enzyme — protein MSLEDAAGTRLEVNATGEDRFAAFPVIGARRRVPLLDGRWVNQIFLDNAASTKPFQAVSDFLQEIQHYYSNIHRGIGFDSAFCTHRYEEARDIIGGFVGWDPSRDVVIPVRNTTEGLNLLANTIPFEQGDRVLISLLEHHSNDLPWRGKARVELIPIDKNGRVDFERLEAQLDPAKGRVRLISITGASNVTGIILPIHDIAQMAHQHGAYMIVDGAQLVPHRRVRMRSHDDPGHIDFLVFSAHKMNSPYGEGAVVGRRDLFAAAIPYLQGGGTVYSVSLDHVVWADPPDRQEAGTPNILGMFAMAKAIQVMEEIGMETVEAHERRLTERLLDGMASIPDIGVLGPKDPAHTEDRLGVVTFMMAGLHHALVAGILSYEWGIAIRQGCFCAHPLIKNLLNISKEQERLFEDEIHRGDRRNTPGAARVSLGVHNISEDVDTFVEALRLIARKEWKGHYKQDIATGEFLPENFHFDFSPLPGF, from the coding sequence ATGTCGCTGGAAGATGCAGCCGGAACCCGGTTGGAGGTGAACGCCACTGGAGAGGATAGATTCGCCGCATTTCCGGTCATCGGCGCCAGACGCCGTGTGCCGCTCTTGGACGGGCGCTGGGTGAACCAAATCTTCCTTGATAACGCGGCAAGTACGAAGCCTTTTCAGGCCGTCAGTGATTTTCTGCAGGAAATCCAGCACTACTACTCCAATATTCATCGAGGGATCGGTTTCGACTCGGCCTTCTGCACCCACCGCTATGAAGAGGCCCGGGATATCATCGGTGGCTTCGTGGGATGGGATCCTTCTCGTGATGTAGTCATTCCCGTTCGAAATACAACGGAAGGGCTCAACCTTCTCGCTAATACCATCCCATTCGAGCAGGGTGATCGTGTCTTGATCTCGCTGCTGGAGCACCACAGCAACGATCTCCCCTGGAGGGGAAAAGCCCGGGTCGAGTTGATTCCCATCGACAAAAATGGGCGGGTCGATTTTGAAAGGCTGGAAGCCCAGCTCGATCCTGCCAAGGGCCGGGTCCGGCTGATCAGCATCACGGGGGCCTCGAATGTCACGGGAATCATCCTTCCCATACACGACATCGCACAGATGGCCCATCAGCACGGAGCCTATATGATTGTGGACGGGGCCCAGCTGGTACCGCACCGCCGGGTCCGGATGAGATCCCATGATGATCCCGGCCATATCGACTTCCTCGTTTTCAGCGCCCACAAGATGAATTCTCCCTATGGGGAGGGGGCCGTGGTCGGACGGCGGGACCTCTTTGCCGCAGCGATTCCCTATTTGCAGGGGGGGGGCACCGTTTACTCTGTCAGCTTGGATCATGTCGTTTGGGCCGATCCACCGGACCGCCAGGAGGCGGGAACACCGAATATTCTCGGGATGTTCGCCATGGCCAAGGCGATTCAGGTGATGGAAGAGATCGGGATGGAAACGGTGGAGGCGCATGAGCGCCGGCTGACGGAGCGGCTTCTTGATGGAATGGCATCGATTCCCGACATCGGCGTTTTGGGTCCCAAGGATCCCGCTCATACCGAGGACCGGCTGGGTGTGGTCACCTTTATGATGGCGGGTTTGCATCACGCCCTTGTGGCGGGGATACTTTCCTACGAATGGGGAATCGCCATTCGCCAGGGATGTTTCTGCGCGCATCCCCTCATCAAGAATCTGTTGAACATTTCCAAGGAGCAGGAAAGACTTTTTGAAGATGAGATTCACCGCGGGGACCGCCGGAATACTCCCGGCGCGGCCCGGGTCAGTCTGGGCGTCCATAATATTTCTGAAGATGTCGACACTTTTGTGGAGGCTCTTCGGCTCATCGCGCG